In a genomic window of Anomalospiza imberbis isolate Cuckoo-Finch-1a 21T00152 chromosome 5, ASM3175350v1, whole genome shotgun sequence:
- the PPARA gene encoding peroxisome proliferator-activated receptor alpha isoform X1 codes for MVDTENQLYPLTPLEEEDIDSPLSGEFLQDMENIQDLSQSLGDDSSGALSLTEFQSLGNGPGSDGSVITDTLSPASSPSSINFATAPGSIDESPSGALNIECRICGDKASGYHYGVHACEGCKGFFRRTIRLKLNYDKCDRNCKIQKKNRNKCQYCRFQKCLSVGMSHNAIRFGRMPRSEKAKLKAEILTGENYVEDSEMADLKSLAKRIHDAYLKNFNMNKVKARIILAGKTNNNPPFVIHDMDTLCMAEKTLVAKLVANGIQNKEAEVRIFHCCQCTSVETVTELTEFAKSIPGFSNLDLNDQVTLLKYGVYEAIFAMLASVMNKDGMLVAYGNGFITREFLKSLRKPFCDIMEPKFDFAMKFNALDLDDSDISLFVAAIICCGDRPGLVNVGHIEKMQESIVHVLKLHLQNNHPDDTFLFPKLLQKMADLRQLVTEHAQLVQIIKKTESDAHLHPLLQEIYRDMY; via the exons ATGGTGGACACTGAAAACCAGCTCTATCCCCTTACTCCCTTGGAGGAGGAGGATATAGACAGCCCTTTATCTGGAGAGTTCCTACAAGATATGGAGAACATTCAAGACCTGTCCCAGTCTCTAGGTGATGATAGTTCTGGAGCTTTAAGTTTAACAGAATTCCAATCACTGGGAAATGGTCCAGGATCTGATGGATCAGTTATAACAG aCACCCTTTCACCAGCATCCAGTCCTTCATCCATTAATTTTGCCACAGCTCCAGGTAGCATAGATGAATCACCCAGTGGAGCACTAAACATTGAATGTAGAATTTGTGGGGATAAAGCCTCAGGCTACCATTACGGAGTACATGCTTGTGAAGGTTGTAAG GGCTTTTTTAGAAGAACAATTCGTTTAAAACTCAACTATGATAAATGTGATCGCAACtgcaaaattcagaaaaaaaatcgtAATAAGTGCCAATACTGTCGTTTTCAAAAGTGCCTTTCAGTTGGAATGTCACATAATG CAATACGTTTTGGACGAATGCCGAGGTCTGAGAAAGCCAAGCTCAAAGCAGAAATTCTAACAGGTGAAAATTATGTAGAAGATTCAGAAATGGCAGATCTCAAATCACTTGCCAAAAGAATTCATGATGCCTACCTGAAAAACTTCAATATGAACAAGGTTAAAGCCAGAATCATCCTTGCAGGGAAAACCAATAACAATCCA CCATTTGTTATACACGATATGGATACCTTATGTATGGCAGAGAAGACCCTGGTGGCAAAACTGGTAGCCAATGGGATTCAGAACAAGGAAGCAGAAGTTCGAATCTTCCACTGCTGCCAGTGTACATCTGTGGAGACTGTCACAGAACTCACGGAATTTGCTAAATCCATCCCTGGCTTCTCCAACCTGGACTTGAACGATCAGGTGACACTATTGAAGTATGGGGTGTACGAAGCCATATTTGCCATGTTGGCCTCTGTGATGAACAAGGACGGGATGCTGGTGGCTTATGGGAATGGATTTATAACCCGGGAGTTCCTGAAAAGCCTGAGAAAGCCTTTCTGTGATATAATGGAGCCAAAATTTGATTTTGCAATGAAATTCAATGCACTGGATTTGGATGATAGCGATATATCCCTTTTTGTTGCTGCCATTATTTGCTGTGGAG ATCGTCCTGGTCTTGTAAATGTAGGACACATTGAAAAAATGCAGGAGAGCATTGTGCATGTACTGAAACTTCACTTGCAAAACAACCATCCTGATGACAccttcctcttcccaaaacTTCTCCAAAAAATGGCTGACCTCCGACAGCTGGTCACAGAGCATGCTCAGCTTGTTCAGATAATCAAGAAGACTGAATCTGATGCACATTTACACCCTTTACTGCAGGAAATCTACAGGGATATGTATTGA
- the PPARA gene encoding peroxisome proliferator-activated receptor alpha isoform X2, giving the protein MINVIATAKFRKKIVISANTVVFKSAFQLECHIMVAIRFGRMPRSEKAKLKAEILTGENYVEDSEMADLKSLAKRIHDAYLKNFNMNKVKARIILAGKTNNNPPFVIHDMDTLCMAEKTLVAKLVANGIQNKEAEVRIFHCCQCTSVETVTELTEFAKSIPGFSNLDLNDQVTLLKYGVYEAIFAMLASVMNKDGMLVAYGNGFITREFLKSLRKPFCDIMEPKFDFAMKFNALDLDDSDISLFVAAIICCGDRPGLVNVGHIEKMQESIVHVLKLHLQNNHPDDTFLFPKLLQKMADLRQLVTEHAQLVQIIKKTESDAHLHPLLQEIYRDMY; this is encoded by the exons ATGATAAATGTGATCGCAACtgcaaaattcagaaaaaaaatcgtAATAAGTGCCAATACTGTCGTTTTCAAAAGTGCCTTTCAGTTGGAATGTCACATAATGGTAG CAATACGTTTTGGACGAATGCCGAGGTCTGAGAAAGCCAAGCTCAAAGCAGAAATTCTAACAGGTGAAAATTATGTAGAAGATTCAGAAATGGCAGATCTCAAATCACTTGCCAAAAGAATTCATGATGCCTACCTGAAAAACTTCAATATGAACAAGGTTAAAGCCAGAATCATCCTTGCAGGGAAAACCAATAACAATCCA CCATTTGTTATACACGATATGGATACCTTATGTATGGCAGAGAAGACCCTGGTGGCAAAACTGGTAGCCAATGGGATTCAGAACAAGGAAGCAGAAGTTCGAATCTTCCACTGCTGCCAGTGTACATCTGTGGAGACTGTCACAGAACTCACGGAATTTGCTAAATCCATCCCTGGCTTCTCCAACCTGGACTTGAACGATCAGGTGACACTATTGAAGTATGGGGTGTACGAAGCCATATTTGCCATGTTGGCCTCTGTGATGAACAAGGACGGGATGCTGGTGGCTTATGGGAATGGATTTATAACCCGGGAGTTCCTGAAAAGCCTGAGAAAGCCTTTCTGTGATATAATGGAGCCAAAATTTGATTTTGCAATGAAATTCAATGCACTGGATTTGGATGATAGCGATATATCCCTTTTTGTTGCTGCCATTATTTGCTGTGGAG ATCGTCCTGGTCTTGTAAATGTAGGACACATTGAAAAAATGCAGGAGAGCATTGTGCATGTACTGAAACTTCACTTGCAAAACAACCATCCTGATGACAccttcctcttcccaaaacTTCTCCAAAAAATGGCTGACCTCCGACAGCTGGTCACAGAGCATGCTCAGCTTGTTCAGATAATCAAGAAGACTGAATCTGATGCACATTTACACCCTTTACTGCAGGAAATCTACAGGGATATGTATTGA
- the CDPF1 gene encoding LOW QUALITY PROTEIN: cysteine-rich DPF motif domain-containing protein 1 (The sequence of the model RefSeq protein was modified relative to this genomic sequence to represent the inferred CDS: substituted 1 base at 1 genomic stop codon) has translation MVQVSEDTQFANKQPCFFHGMLKDFFFWCVFLAGSLKVDAPKEVDTPGEFKCELCELSAPYTYYGQMSPNSHSIMLLEXAYVMKDPFTPDKDKFLIIRSHCSLSSPFLCHGPDRCLFYSKSFCLPYVKENLKAFPFKIQEEMDKGCPSRNPAKKRIQSINLEGPRATVLWLGFLLSLLGDYHIAPFKEVTFISSLLLERAAHFLALGLGSDIPVQRRPRQGAALRC, from the exons ATGGTGCAAGTGAGCGAAGATACCCAGTTTGCGAACAAGCAACCATGTTTCTTTCATGGAATG ctaaaagatttttttttttggtgtgtattTCTTGCAGGTAGCTTAAAAGTGGATGCTCCCAAAGAAGTTGACACACCAGGAGAGTTCAAATGTGAGCTGTGTGAGTTATCAGCCCCGTACACATATTATGGGCAGATGTCACCAAACTCACACTCAATTAT GCTTTTGGAATAAGCCTATGTCATGAAGGATCCTTTCACCCCTGACAAGGACAAGTTTCTCATCATTAGGTCTCATTGCAGTTTGT CCTCTCCCTTCCTTTGCCATGGGCCA GACCGTTGTCTGTTCTACTCCAAAAGTTTCTGCCTCCCCTACGTGAAGGAAAACCTAAAGGCCTTTCCTTTCAAAATACAAGAAGAAATGGATAAAGGATGCCCcagcagaaatcctgcaaaaaAACGGATACAAAGCATAAATCTTGAAGGTCCAAGAGCGACAGTTCTTTGGCTGGGgtttctcctctctctgcttGGAGACTATCACATTGCTCCTTTTAAAGAAGTGACCTTCATCAGCTCACTACTACTGGAGAGAGCAGCACATTTCCTTGCCCTTGGCTTGGGTTCAGACATCCCCGTGCAGCGCCGGCCACGCCAGGGAGCGGCTCTGAGGTGCTGA